The proteins below are encoded in one region of Methanosarcina barkeri 3:
- a CDS encoding VWA domain-containing protein, giving the protein MTGFDSPYILAFLLIIPLIYYFHKKARIRKKNEAIKFSNLAFIKSALGDTKKSKRDVHLFYLSLVAIGLMIIGFANPHIPLEQTKEGVNVVLVMDVSGSMQAQDYTPSRLEAAKSSAEILINSLKSKDYAGIVTFESGATTAAYLSPDKDKVIEKLRNIAPKEGSTAIGDGLSLGIDMASSIPNKKKVIILLSDGVSNAGYISPDEAIRYAKANNIQVYTIGMGSNNNVLLGYDWFGNPQYAELDEATLQAIANDTGGKYFKSVDDKTLDEIYKNISENIKREKEETNIKDWFFFAALLALLIQIYYRYGKGRILQ; this is encoded by the coding sequence ATGACAGGTTTTGACTCTCCTTATATTCTTGCATTCTTGCTGATAATTCCTCTTATTTATTATTTTCATAAAAAGGCCAGGATACGGAAAAAGAACGAAGCGATAAAATTCAGTAACCTCGCCTTTATCAAATCCGCATTAGGTGACACTAAAAAGTCAAAAAGAGATGTACATCTTTTTTATCTGTCGCTGGTAGCCATCGGCTTGATGATAATAGGTTTTGCAAATCCTCATATCCCTCTGGAACAGACCAAAGAAGGAGTAAATGTTGTACTGGTAATGGATGTTTCAGGAAGTATGCAGGCCCAGGATTACACCCCATCAAGGCTGGAAGCAGCGAAATCCTCGGCTGAAATACTGATTAATTCTCTTAAAAGTAAGGATTATGCGGGAATTGTTACTTTTGAGTCCGGAGCTACCACTGCAGCTTATTTGAGTCCTGATAAAGATAAAGTAATTGAAAAACTTCGCAATATTGCACCGAAAGAAGGCAGCACTGCTATAGGGGATGGGCTTAGCCTTGGGATTGACATGGCTTCTTCCATTCCGAACAAGAAAAAAGTAATCATATTGTTAAGTGACGGTGTGAGTAATGCAGGTTATATTAGCCCTGATGAAGCGATCCGGTATGCGAAAGCTAACAACATTCAGGTCTACACTATCGGTATGGGTTCAAACAATAATGTGTTACTTGGGTACGACTGGTTTGGGAACCCTCAGTATGCAGAACTTGATGAAGCTACACTGCAGGCCATTGCAAATGATACCGGAGGAAAATATTTCAAATCTGTCGATGACAAAACACTGGATGAAATTTACAAGAACATCAGCGAGAACATAAAAAGAGAGAAAGAAGAAACAAACATCAAAGACTGGTTCTTCTTTGCAGCGCTTCTGGCATTACTTATCCAGATATATTATAGATACGGAAAAGGAAGGATACTGCAATGA
- a CDS encoding DUF58 domain-containing protein, with protein sequence MQRAKEVIQQVKRIEISTKQQVEGLITGNYHSVFKGQGIDFSEIREYRAGDDVRAIDWKVTARFNRPFIKEFVEERDLRVYFAIDMSASGSFGSNITKKQKAIDIAASLMFAAMENNDNVGLFIFTEGIEKYIPARKGRKHVLKLLSTLISYEPVAKRTDIMNSMEAIAMLLKRRSIVFVISDFCSDDFSKPLKVMKNRHDIVALRVTDKREHELPDVGFIELEDEETGEQLLVDTSNEEFRIRYAELVMEHNESLQKLFRKMKVDMVDLVTDEPYEIALKKFFRTRKVRR encoded by the coding sequence ATGCAGCGTGCAAAAGAAGTTATTCAGCAAGTAAAGCGTATAGAGATCAGCACAAAACAACAGGTAGAGGGACTGATCACTGGAAACTATCATTCTGTGTTCAAGGGTCAGGGTATCGATTTTTCCGAGATCAGAGAATACAGGGCAGGTGACGATGTCCGTGCAATTGACTGGAAGGTTACTGCAAGGTTCAATCGTCCTTTTATTAAAGAGTTTGTTGAAGAAAGAGACCTGCGTGTATATTTTGCTATAGATATGTCGGCTTCCGGAAGTTTCGGAAGTAACATCACAAAAAAGCAAAAAGCAATAGATATAGCAGCAAGCTTGATGTTTGCAGCTATGGAAAATAATGATAATGTCGGGCTTTTTATTTTTACCGAAGGGATTGAAAAGTACATCCCGGCCAGAAAAGGCAGGAAACATGTTCTTAAATTGCTCAGCACATTGATTTCTTATGAACCTGTTGCAAAAAGAACAGACATCATGAACAGTATGGAAGCCATTGCTATGCTGCTCAAAAGAAGAAGTATCGTTTTTGTAATCTCGGATTTTTGTTCTGATGACTTTTCAAAACCTCTTAAAGTGATGAAAAACAGGCATGATATCGTAGCATTAAGAGTAACTGACAAGCGTGAACATGAACTTCCTGACGTTGGTTTTATCGAACTGGAAGATGAAGAAACCGGTGAGCAACTTCTGGTAGATACTTCCAACGAAGAGTTCAGGATACGCTATGCAGAACTTGTCATGGAACATAATGAATCCTTACAAAAACTATTCAGAAAAATGAAGGTCGACATGGTTGACCTTGTTACGGATGAACCATATGAAATCGCACTTAAGAAATTCTTCAGGACCAGAAAAGTAAGGAGATAA
- a CDS encoding MoxR family ATPase — MDENIQKLNERASYYSEQISKLRVEIKNTIIGQDDIIDNMLIALISQGHILLEGVPGLAKTLMARTMAECLDCEFVRLQFTPDLLPADITGTKIYNHNEASFFTLKGPIFANFILADEINRAPPKVQSALLEAMQERQVSIQGETFKLERPFLVMATQNPIESEGTYKLPEAQVDRFMFKLLIDYPTKDNEIEIIERFTQGIQPHISKILTSGQIIEIQDFNPLIYADRKIKDYVAQVVDATRHPQAYGVDAEGYIEYGASPRASLWLILAAKAHAMLDGRGYVIPEDVKAVAYNVLRHRILLNYEAEVEEVTSDRIIAQILNKVKVP; from the coding sequence ATGGACGAAAACATTCAGAAGCTCAATGAAAGAGCGAGCTATTATTCCGAGCAGATTTCAAAACTAAGAGTTGAAATCAAAAACACGATAATCGGACAGGACGACATTATTGACAATATGCTTATAGCATTGATCTCTCAGGGTCATATTCTACTTGAAGGGGTTCCCGGACTTGCAAAGACCCTTATGGCCAGGACAATGGCAGAATGCCTTGACTGTGAGTTTGTGAGACTTCAATTCACACCTGACTTGTTGCCTGCAGATATAACAGGTACCAAAATCTACAACCACAATGAAGCTTCCTTTTTTACACTTAAAGGCCCGATTTTTGCTAACTTTATCCTTGCCGACGAGATAAACCGTGCTCCTCCAAAGGTCCAGTCAGCACTTTTGGAAGCGATGCAGGAAAGACAGGTAAGTATACAGGGAGAAACCTTCAAACTCGAGCGTCCTTTCCTTGTAATGGCAACACAGAATCCTATAGAGTCAGAAGGTACCTATAAGCTGCCTGAAGCACAGGTAGACAGGTTCATGTTTAAACTTCTTATTGATTATCCTACAAAGGACAATGAAATTGAGATCATTGAGAGGTTTACTCAGGGTATACAGCCGCATATATCGAAGATACTAACGTCCGGACAGATTATTGAGATTCAGGATTTCAATCCCCTAATATACGCTGACAGAAAGATCAAAGACTATGTGGCACAGGTTGTGGATGCAACAAGACACCCGCAGGCTTATGGTGTTGACGCCGAAGGGTACATAGAATACGGAGCTTCTCCACGTGCATCCTTATGGCTTATACTTGCTGCAAAAGCACATGCAATGCTTGACGGAAGAGGATATGTGATTCCTGAAGACGTGAAAGCTGTTGCATACAATGTGCTTCGGCATCGTATACTTCTTAACTACGAGGCGGAAGTTGAAGAGGTCACCAGCGACCGGATAATTGCACAGATACTGAACAAAGTAAAAGTGCCTTAA
- a CDS encoding DUF1673 family protein produces the protein MGNETTHLNSSPASLQENKILKARASLLFDRETLKLVSAVGIIFAVGIFAETASTLLWVHAPDGPFLIFLIVFLFSGLIWLLIPLSILFYNYPSTVEVISEKIIIKKPMRNPVVIEKTDIMEISITESKIHSLRWVVRLTYIILLVFFLKDTVTKALQDLQKEFPYYIVLNLFLMNFILVAFLIVQLYKFELMAPYQQMVSVTTYSNLKLKFFTDNPEELTGLLKT, from the coding sequence TTGGGAAATGAAACCACTCACTTGAACTCTTCTCCTGCGAGCCTGCAGGAAAACAAAATTCTTAAGGCCCGAGCCAGCCTTCTTTTCGATAGGGAGACACTTAAACTTGTATCAGCAGTTGGTATTATATTTGCAGTTGGTATTTTCGCAGAAACTGCCTCTACGCTTCTATGGGTACATGCTCCAGACGGCCCTTTTTTAATTTTTTTAATTGTATTTTTATTTTCAGGCCTTATCTGGTTACTTATTCCTCTTTCAATATTATTTTATAATTATCCCAGTACCGTTGAAGTAATATCTGAAAAAATCATAATCAAGAAACCCATGCGTAATCCCGTTGTGATCGAAAAAACAGATATCATGGAGATCTCAATAACAGAGAGTAAAATTCATTCTCTACGCTGGGTGGTCCGCTTAACGTATATTATTTTGTTAGTATTTTTCCTTAAAGATACGGTAACGAAAGCTTTACAAGATCTGCAAAAAGAATTTCCATACTATATTGTACTCAACCTGTTTCTGATGAATTTTATTTTAGTAGCATTTTTAATTGTGCAACTTTATAAATTCGAGCTTATGGCACCTTACCAGCAGATGGTTAGCGTTACTACGTACTCAAATCTGAAACTTAAGTTCTTCACTGATAACCCTGAAGAGCTTACAGGTCTTCTTAAAACATAA
- a CDS encoding COR domain-containing protein — MTKRKDIRLTRVRNLIKEACENNVNILDLSHNQLTQLPPEIKEIDTLKKLNLSYNQFSYFSSDIAELNNLTVLDLSHNQLTELPLEITKLNSLTTLDLSYNQLIQIPSKISKLINLKKLNLSYNQFSYYFSFKIEGLKNLTTLDISHNHLSELSHEITKLDNLSEIYLSNNQLTHLPLEIEKIKILKKLDLSHNQLTKLSSEITKLNNLVTLDLSHNQLTQLPPEIKELKNLTALGLYGNQLTELPLEITELHNLKTLDLSGNPLTVPPPEIVSMGLEAIFAYLKQSKTTEHNEAKLILVGNGEVGKTCLANRLITDKFVEGMITEGINISRWFVSAPSSENSKIKLNIWDFGGQEIYHATHQFFLTKRSVYLLVWNARKTKDYDHIYYWLHTIEAFGEDSPIILVMSKMNESDDDLNLKDLKSKFPQITGYLKIDSEDGKGISALKDKIRETAWSLPLMRVQWVDSWYKVREKLEKLEKYWITYDEFHTICVSEGLDETNISILDEYLHELGVTLSFKDRIALKNIVILKPEWATEAFYRILSTKSVFHREGVLLHSELDQIWDNETYPKKIYPQLMELMNKFELSYELPDKKSYLVAELLPKNAPDFEWDEKDNLYFYYCYEYFLPPGIIPRFIVRMHQDIEKKENGMPLCWREGAVLKLQNSRALVEMKSDERQIEIRVKGDNKRGALGAICNQLDQINDSIKKINVTKQIPCNCSKNCLERYSFEKLLKAEMKEEETIQCHESYIHVPVSSLLDGYKRREERFKEYEKLFGKVPFFIVNQALANSEANPNIKVKQKTRTKQKTSVKQKTNVKQRTNVNVNLEIELPQIQTDFDNLRREIIKYNPELKDEMDETQDSLDEVSSDDEKERLTKPFNKLRRFLVKLGDPDSDYNKIITGTQKGTELAQKVVETFNKVAPMLGILSLHGLH, encoded by the coding sequence ATGACGAAAAGAAAGGATATAAGGCTTACTAGAGTTAGAAATCTTATTAAAGAGGCTTGTGAAAATAATGTTAATATACTTGACTTATCCCATAACCAGCTAACTCAACTGCCACCTGAAATTAAAGAAATCGATACCCTGAAAAAACTCAATCTTTCATACAATCAGTTTTCATATTTTTCATCTGATATTGCAGAACTTAACAACCTTACAGTCCTTGATTTATCTCACAACCAACTAACAGAACTACCACTTGAAATTACAAAACTAAATAGCCTTACAACACTTGATTTGTCTTACAATCAATTGATTCAAATACCATCTAAAATTTCGAAACTCATCAATCTTAAAAAACTTAATTTGTCATATAACCAGTTTTCATATTATTTTTCATTTAAAATTGAAGGACTTAAAAACCTTACAACACTGGATATATCTCATAACCATCTTTCAGAACTGTCACATGAAATTACAAAACTTGACAACCTAAGTGAAATTTATTTATCTAATAACCAACTAACTCACCTGCCACTTGAGATTGAAAAAATCAAAATTCTTAAAAAACTTGATTTATCTCATAACCAGTTGACCAAATTATCTTCTGAAATTACAAAACTTAATAATCTTGTTACACTTGATTTATCCCATAACCAACTGACTCAACTGCCACCTGAAATTAAAGAACTTAAGAATCTTACAGCACTTGGCTTATATGGAAATCAACTGACTGAACTACCACTTGAAATTACAGAACTTCACAACCTTAAGACACTTGACTTATCAGGAAACCCTTTAACTGTACCTCCTCCTGAAATCGTCTCAATGGGTTTAGAAGCAATTTTTGCTTACCTAAAACAGTCAAAAACCACAGAACATAATGAAGCAAAATTAATATTGGTTGGTAATGGGGAAGTTGGAAAAACATGTCTAGCTAATAGATTAATTACAGATAAATTTGTGGAAGGTATGATCACCGAAGGAATTAACATATCTAGGTGGTTCGTTTCTGCACCATCTTCAGAAAATAGTAAAATCAAGCTAAACATATGGGATTTTGGGGGACAGGAAATTTATCATGCGACTCACCAGTTTTTCTTGACAAAAAGATCAGTTTATCTACTTGTATGGAATGCAAGGAAAACAAAGGACTATGATCACATTTACTATTGGTTGCATACAATTGAAGCTTTTGGAGAGGATAGTCCAATAATTCTTGTAATGAGTAAAATGAATGAAAGCGATGATGACCTGAACCTTAAAGATTTAAAAAGCAAGTTCCCTCAAATTACAGGATATTTAAAAATTGACAGTGAAGATGGTAAAGGAATCTCTGCTTTAAAAGATAAAATCCGTGAAACTGCATGGAGTCTTCCACTAATGAGAGTACAGTGGGTAGATTCATGGTATAAAGTGCGGGAAAAACTTGAAAAGCTCGAAAAATATTGGATTACATATGATGAATTTCATACAATATGTGTTTCAGAGGGTTTAGATGAGACAAACATTAGTATATTGGACGAATACTTGCATGAACTCGGAGTAACTCTTAGTTTTAAAGATAGAATCGCGTTAAAAAACATTGTGATTTTAAAACCTGAATGGGCTACAGAAGCATTTTATCGGATATTGTCTACAAAATCTGTTTTCCATCGTGAGGGAGTACTACTACATAGCGAGTTAGACCAGATATGGGACAACGAAACGTATCCAAAAAAGATTTATCCCCAGCTCATGGAGTTAATGAATAAATTTGAGCTTTCATATGAACTTCCAGATAAAAAAAGCTATCTAGTTGCTGAGCTTTTACCAAAAAATGCACCTGATTTTGAGTGGGATGAGAAAGATAACCTTTACTTCTATTATTGTTATGAATACTTTTTGCCTCCGGGCATAATTCCTCGCTTTATAGTCCGCATGCATCAAGACATTGAGAAAAAAGAAAATGGTATGCCTCTCTGCTGGAGAGAAGGAGCAGTATTAAAACTCCAAAATTCGCGTGCTCTTGTAGAGATGAAGTCCGATGAAAGGCAAATTGAGATAAGAGTAAAAGGTGATAATAAAAGAGGAGCTCTCGGAGCAATTTGTAACCAGCTTGACCAAATAAACGATTCTATAAAAAAAATAAATGTGACTAAACAAATCCCTTGTAATTGTTCAAAAAATTGTCTTGAGAGATACTCCTTTGAAAAGTTGTTAAAAGCTGAAATGAAAGAAGAAGAGACAATTCAATGCCATGAAAGCTATATACATGTGCCAGTTTCATCATTATTAGATGGTTACAAAAGAAGAGAAGAAAGGTTTAAAGAATATGAAAAATTATTCGGTAAAGTACCTTTTTTTATAGTAAACCAAGCACTAGCTAACTCAGAAGCAAACCCAAACATTAAAGTCAAACAAAAGACACGTACCAAACAGAAAACAAGTGTAAAACAAAAGACAAATGTCAAGCAAAGGACAAATGTGAATGTAAATTTAGAAATAGAGCTACCGCAAATTCAAACCGATTTTGATAACTTAAGAAGGGAAATTATAAAATATAACCCAGAACTTAAAGATGAAATGGATGAAACTCAGGATAGTTTAGATGAAGTAAGCTCAGACGATGAAAAAGAGAGACTGACTAAGCCGTTTAATAAACTACGTAGATTTCTCGTTAAATTGGGTGACCCTGACTCTGATTATAACAAAATAATTACAGGAACTCAAAAAGGCACAGAACTTGCGCAAAAGGTTGTAGAAACATTTAACAAAGTTGCTCCTATGCTTGGAATACTTTCACTACATGGATTACATTAA